Proteins co-encoded in one Halodesulfovibrio marinisediminis DSM 17456 genomic window:
- the larC gene encoding nickel pincer cofactor biosynthesis protein LarC, which produces MKALYLDCRYGLGGDMFLAAMHELGVDLSQLQRIFIEAGIYLSITPTSTLRQSIVGTTLSVEWPDGQPLRHLPEILAIIERLAVSSEVKKRSIYAFNRLAEAEAAVHGKTVQEVHFHEVGAIDTLVDVVGAFWAVEQFGITNIAASKLPWFSGTVESEHGTLPLPAPAVLELLKGKPVFATEHEQELITPTGALLIDQLVTDFTSGPEGVLLNTGTGYGHRESGGGIRISLLEQEQSSSFDQAVSVDEIYVLESHIDHLTGEELGRCFDIFMDAGALDVFFTAGVMKKNRPAGSLKVLCKPEDLAQIEQLFFAHTHTLGIRRQKTERVLLPRKEERTETPFGEMEGKSYTIDGMTISKPEYEELLKFSKKTGRSLPELRYMLFDKKK; this is translated from the coding sequence ATGAAAGCGTTGTATCTGGATTGTAGATACGGACTTGGCGGCGATATGTTTTTGGCTGCCATGCATGAACTTGGTGTTGATTTGTCGCAATTGCAGCGGATTTTCATTGAAGCGGGGATTTACTTATCAATAACTCCCACAAGTACATTACGCCAATCAATCGTTGGAACAACTCTTTCTGTAGAATGGCCGGACGGACAGCCTCTTCGTCACTTGCCTGAAATTCTGGCTATAATAGAAAGGCTTGCTGTTTCTTCTGAAGTGAAAAAGCGTTCAATTTATGCATTTAATCGTCTTGCAGAAGCAGAGGCTGCCGTACATGGCAAGACCGTGCAGGAAGTGCATTTTCATGAAGTGGGGGCGATAGATACTCTTGTGGATGTTGTTGGTGCTTTCTGGGCAGTAGAGCAGTTTGGTATTACTAATATTGCCGCGTCGAAACTTCCGTGGTTTTCCGGAACAGTTGAGTCTGAACATGGGACGTTGCCGCTTCCCGCTCCGGCAGTACTTGAGCTTCTCAAAGGAAAGCCTGTGTTCGCAACTGAGCATGAACAAGAGTTGATAACGCCTACAGGGGCGCTCCTTATAGACCAGCTCGTAACAGATTTTACTTCTGGTCCCGAGGGAGTGCTTTTGAATACAGGTACAGGCTACGGACATCGAGAATCCGGTGGGGGGATCCGCATCAGCCTGCTAGAACAAGAGCAAAGCTCCTCTTTCGACCAAGCGGTAAGTGTAGATGAAATCTATGTTCTAGAAAGTCACATAGACCATCTCACAGGCGAAGAACTTGGTCGATGTTTTGACATATTTATGGATGCTGGAGCTCTCGACGTGTTTTTCACGGCTGGGGTTATGAAAAAGAATCGTCCCGCAGGTAGCCTTAAAGTGCTTTGTAAGCCGGAAGACCTTGCGCAAATTGAGCAGTTGTTTTTTGCTCATACCCACACGCTTGGAATCCGCAGACAGAAGACAGAGCGTGTACTGTTGCCGCGCAAGGAAGAACGTACAGAGACTCCCTTTGGCGAAATGGAAGGAAAAAGTTACACCATTGACGGTATGACAATTTCTAAGCCTGAATATGAAGAACTTCTTAAGTTCTCTAAAAAAACTGGACGTAGTCTGCCAGAACTTCGGTACATGCTGTTTGACAAGAAAAAGTAA
- a CDS encoding sulfite exporter TauE/SafE family protein: MISVVLLYLAVGAFAGVLAGLLGIGGGLVIVPLLVFSYTLQGIPPEVLMHLALGTSLASIMFTSVASFRAHNKRGAVRWDVFRLITPGIIIGSLLGAEVASRMSSGFLKGLFVCFLYYVGSQMLLGIKPKSSRELPGTVGITGVGGVIGMVSSIVGIGGGTMSVPFLSFCNVPMHVAIGTASAIGFPIAVASTIGYVATGLSDPITPAYSFGYVYIPALLGIISASWFTAPLGAKLAHSLPVVKLKKIFAILLFVVATKMLLSLF, encoded by the coding sequence ATGATTTCAGTGGTGCTTTTGTATCTGGCTGTTGGGGCATTTGCAGGTGTGCTGGCAGGGCTGCTGGGTATCGGCGGCGGTTTGGTTATTGTTCCGTTGTTGGTGTTTAGTTATACATTGCAGGGAATTCCACCTGAAGTGTTGATGCATCTGGCGCTGGGTACTTCCCTTGCTTCGATTATGTTCACCTCAGTGGCAAGTTTTAGAGCGCATAATAAGCGTGGTGCAGTTCGGTGGGATGTATTTCGTCTGATTACACCGGGCATTATTATCGGTAGCTTGCTTGGGGCAGAAGTTGCTTCACGTATGTCTTCCGGATTTTTGAAAGGCCTTTTTGTTTGCTTTCTCTATTACGTGGGTTCACAGATGCTGCTTGGCATCAAACCTAAATCCAGCCGTGAGCTTCCGGGAACAGTGGGTATTACCGGTGTTGGCGGTGTAATCGGTATGGTGTCCAGTATCGTTGGTATCGGCGGTGGTACTATGTCTGTTCCGTTCCTTTCTTTCTGTAATGTACCGATGCATGTCGCTATTGGGACTGCTTCTGCTATCGGGTTCCCAATCGCTGTTGCCTCAACTATTGGATATGTGGCTACAGGGCTTTCTGATCCGATAACTCCGGCGTATTCTTTTGGATATGTGTATATTCCGGCTTTGCTCGGAATTATTAGTGCTAGTTGGTTTACAGCTCCCCTCGGAGCGAAACTGGCGCACTCCTTACCTGTCGTAAAGCTTAAGAAAATTTTTGCGATATTGTTGTTTGTCGTGGCAACTAAAATGCTATTGAGTTTGTTTTAA
- a CDS encoding FadR/GntR family transcriptional regulator encodes MPSSGKETNSQSAKQRRVHESIAEQLRDLITRGEFPAGKRLPSERKLAEIFSVSRHGVREALRKLEEQGLVFSRQGDGTYVRKIEEAQGRKPVSAALDRNKCRYVEVLELRKVIEPQIAAIAAQYITEEELQELRRILDEQIEEISQGRNGSEADCAFHKLIAAGTRNSVMLEMVTRIHDIVAQSLEFTLENSHRRHWAIETHERILRALENRDPETARKEMYEHIAYVESLALSELEGE; translated from the coding sequence ATGCCGTCGTCTGGAAAAGAAACAAACAGTCAGAGTGCTAAGCAGCGTCGGGTGCATGAAAGCATAGCCGAACAGTTGCGAGATCTCATTACCCGTGGAGAATTTCCTGCGGGTAAACGTCTTCCGTCAGAACGTAAGCTTGCAGAAATTTTTTCGGTATCCCGCCATGGAGTGCGTGAGGCATTGCGTAAGCTGGAAGAGCAGGGGCTTGTTTTTTCACGACAAGGGGATGGAACCTATGTGCGCAAAATAGAAGAAGCACAGGGGAGAAAACCCGTTTCTGCGGCACTGGATAGAAATAAGTGTCGTTACGTCGAAGTGCTCGAATTACGAAAGGTTATTGAGCCGCAGATAGCTGCTATTGCGGCACAGTATATTACAGAAGAAGAGCTGCAGGAGTTGCGGCGTATTCTGGATGAACAAATTGAAGAAATCAGTCAGGGGCGTAATGGCTCCGAAGCAGACTGTGCATTTCATAAGTTAATTGCTGCTGGAACCAGAAACAGCGTTATGCTGGAAATGGTGACGCGTATTCACGATATTGTAGCGCAAAGTTTAGAATTTACCTTGGAGAACAGTCATCGCAGACACTGGGCTATTGAGACGCACGAACGTATCTTACGCGCGCTTGAAAATAGAGATCCTGAGACGGCGCGCAAGGAGATGTATGAACACATAGCGTATGTTGAGTCGCTGGCGCTTTCCGAATTGGAAGGGGAATAG
- a CDS encoding efflux RND transporter permease subunit encodes MFARFFVNRPVFATVLSVLIVLAGFLAMKALPIAEFPDIVPPEVEVSASYPGASAEVIAQTVAAPLEQQVNGVQDMLYMRSVSAGDGSLTLSVTFAVGTDPDQNTINVNNRVQAALTSLPEEVRRQGVTVSKKSSNMLQVLSVFSPDGLYDTVYISNYALVNIIDDLKRLPGVGDAVVFGAQDYSIRIWIRPDRLAQLGLTPSDIASAVREQNAQFAAGAIGKDPLSSPVELSYTVTTQGRMTNPEEFGEIILRANPDGTILRLKDVARLELGAQTYSLRAKNNGKPSVALGIYLSPGANALETAEIVSNKMAELSQRFPDGIEYSIPYDTTTFVRISVDEVVKTLIEAFVLVFAIIYLFLQNWRATLIPCLAVPVSIIGTFAGMYLLGFSINTLTLFGLVLAIGIVVDDAIVVLENVERIMSTEKLPPKEATIKAMHEVTGPVVAIVLVLCAVFVPVAFMGGLAGEMYKQFAVTIAVSVTISGIVALTLTPALCALMLKEDHSQPLAPFRWFNRFFDSITARYTDGVRVLLKRSSITIALFCVVIGITWNVFQKVPGQLVPNEDKGTLIAMAMLPDGSSLSRTDAITDDLVGRVLSTEGVRGTISLAGLDLFSGSMKSNMSTTFITLDDWKKRSEENSSFNIVKGIFRDTYSIVDAFVLAFNMPPISGMSNTGGFEAFLQSRSGAGVRDLAEKAQLVVKAAASRPELANVTSNFSVNAPQLDIRLDREKAKSMGVPVSRVFETMQATFGAYYINDFNKLGRTFKVLIQSESDYRRTPEDISNVYVRSNNGKMIPLTALVTVKQVTGPEVVERFNVFPAAKILGGPAPGYSSSQALQAMEEIVKETLPAEYTLAWTGSAYQEKTTGGTSVQVFVLGLVMVFLILAAQYEKWSLPLAVIMAVPFALFGAILANFSRGLANDVYFQIALVTLVGLSSKNAILIVEFASMLHKEGMSAYDAAVEAAKLRFRPIVMTSLAFILGVVPLAISSGAGAASRHSIGTGIIGGMLASTFIATLFIPSFYRAIIAFTEKALKKDNK; translated from the coding sequence ATGTTCGCACGTTTTTTTGTTAACCGTCCCGTTTTTGCTACGGTACTTTCTGTGCTTATCGTACTTGCGGGCTTTCTGGCGATGAAGGCGCTGCCTATCGCTGAATTTCCGGACATTGTTCCCCCAGAAGTCGAAGTCAGTGCGAGCTATCCAGGTGCCAGTGCGGAGGTTATTGCACAAACCGTTGCGGCCCCGCTTGAACAGCAGGTAAACGGTGTACAAGACATGCTGTACATGCGTTCAGTCAGTGCCGGTGACGGTTCGCTGACCTTGTCTGTTACCTTTGCGGTAGGTACCGACCCTGACCAGAACACTATTAACGTAAACAACAGAGTACAGGCTGCACTTACCTCTCTGCCTGAAGAAGTACGCCGTCAAGGTGTTACCGTAAGTAAAAAATCTTCTAACATGCTGCAGGTACTCAGTGTTTTCTCTCCGGACGGACTTTACGACACGGTGTACATCAGTAACTACGCCCTTGTTAATATTATAGACGACTTAAAACGTCTGCCCGGTGTAGGTGACGCTGTAGTGTTCGGTGCTCAGGATTATTCCATTCGTATATGGATTCGTCCTGACCGCCTCGCACAGCTTGGACTCACACCTTCCGATATTGCCTCCGCAGTGCGCGAGCAGAACGCCCAGTTCGCAGCTGGCGCTATCGGTAAAGACCCGCTCTCTTCCCCTGTAGAGTTAAGCTATACTGTTACGACACAGGGACGTATGACTAATCCTGAAGAGTTCGGAGAAATTATTCTGCGCGCCAACCCCGACGGTACAATACTCCGCCTTAAGGACGTAGCCCGTCTGGAACTTGGTGCACAAACATATTCACTGCGTGCAAAAAACAACGGTAAGCCATCAGTTGCACTCGGCATTTACCTTTCCCCGGGGGCTAATGCCCTTGAAACAGCTGAAATTGTTTCCAATAAAATGGCAGAACTATCTCAGCGTTTTCCTGATGGAATTGAATATTCCATTCCGTACGATACAACCACGTTCGTACGTATTTCTGTAGACGAGGTTGTAAAAACACTCATCGAAGCATTCGTGCTGGTATTTGCTATTATCTACTTGTTCCTGCAGAACTGGAGGGCCACACTTATTCCATGTCTGGCTGTACCAGTATCTATTATTGGTACTTTTGCAGGTATGTATCTACTTGGCTTCTCCATTAACACACTGACACTCTTCGGTCTGGTACTAGCAATCGGTATCGTAGTTGACGACGCTATTGTTGTACTGGAGAACGTAGAGCGCATAATGAGCACTGAAAAGCTGCCGCCAAAAGAAGCCACGATCAAAGCTATGCACGAGGTTACCGGACCTGTAGTTGCTATTGTTCTGGTATTGTGCGCAGTATTTGTACCTGTTGCATTTATGGGTGGACTCGCCGGTGAAATGTATAAACAATTTGCGGTTACTATTGCTGTATCTGTTACTATTTCCGGCATCGTAGCGCTTACCCTTACTCCTGCGCTCTGCGCACTGATGCTTAAAGAAGATCACAGCCAACCTCTGGCGCCATTCCGCTGGTTCAACCGATTCTTTGACAGTATTACAGCAAGATATACTGACGGCGTACGGGTACTGCTGAAACGTTCAAGTATCACCATAGCACTTTTTTGTGTGGTTATCGGCATTACATGGAATGTTTTCCAGAAAGTTCCAGGGCAGCTTGTACCAAACGAAGACAAAGGTACCCTTATTGCCATGGCCATGCTGCCTGATGGCTCATCCCTGTCACGAACCGATGCCATTACAGATGATCTTGTCGGGCGTGTTCTGAGTACAGAAGGGGTAAGAGGTACTATTTCGCTTGCCGGCCTTGATCTATTCTCCGGCAGTATGAAGTCCAATATGTCTACGACCTTTATCACACTTGATGACTGGAAAAAACGTAGTGAGGAAAACTCTTCCTTTAATATTGTAAAAGGAATCTTCCGCGACACCTACTCCATTGTGGACGCTTTTGTACTGGCCTTCAACATGCCACCTATCTCCGGAATGAGTAACACCGGCGGTTTTGAAGCATTCCTGCAAAGCCGAAGTGGTGCAGGTGTGCGTGATCTTGCGGAAAAAGCACAACTGGTTGTTAAGGCAGCAGCTAGCCGTCCGGAACTTGCCAACGTAACCTCCAACTTCAGCGTTAACGCTCCGCAACTGGATATCAGGCTGGACAGAGAAAAAGCCAAGTCTATGGGCGTACCTGTAAGCCGTGTGTTTGAAACAATGCAGGCAACATTCGGTGCTTATTATATCAACGACTTCAACAAGCTTGGACGTACCTTTAAAGTACTAATTCAGTCTGAATCTGACTACCGCCGTACTCCTGAAGATATCAGTAACGTGTATGTGCGTTCTAACAACGGAAAAATGATTCCACTGACAGCGCTAGTTACAGTAAAACAAGTTACTGGCCCTGAGGTTGTGGAACGTTTTAACGTATTCCCTGCCGCAAAAATCCTTGGTGGTCCGGCCCCCGGTTACAGTTCCAGTCAGGCACTGCAAGCCATGGAAGAAATTGTTAAGGAAACCCTGCCTGCTGAGTACACTCTTGCGTGGACTGGTTCCGCGTATCAGGAAAAAACAACTGGCGGAACCTCCGTTCAGGTATTCGTACTCGGTCTGGTAATGGTATTTCTTATTTTGGCTGCACAATATGAAAAGTGGAGCCTCCCTCTGGCTGTTATTATGGCAGTTCCGTTTGCACTCTTTGGTGCAATCCTTGCGAACTTCAGCCGAGGGCTGGCAAACGACGTGTACTTCCAGATTGCGCTTGTTACTCTTGTGGGTCTTTCCTCAAAGAACGCAATTCTCATTGTTGAGTTTGCATCTATGCTCCACAAAGAAGGTATGAGCGCCTATGATGCCGCTGTAGAAGCTGCAAAACTTCGCTTCCGCCCAATTGTTATGACATCCCTTGCCTTTATCCTTGGCGTTGTACCTTTGGCTATCAGCTCCGGTGCTGGTGCAGCCAGCCGTCACTCCATCGGCACTGGCATTATTGGCGGTATGCTTGCCTCCACATTTATTGCAACTCTTTTTATACCTTCGTTCTATCGCGCCATTATTGCGTTTACTGAGAAGGCATTAAAAAAAGATAATAAGTAA
- a CDS encoding nucleoside hydrolase → MSLKNSKSIPIVVDTDNAFGMPVRDLDDGIALIVSLVSEQIDVKAIVASACNCRAYEAARNTLYLLKQFGMTHIPVGLGAETPLSGDRGLHHQFLDAKAAGTGATYWDTAPVIPDVDVSGLPSGVDVLIDVVQKNPHEVVVVALGSFTNLALALRKAPDIAPLIKEVVHMGGTFEPREGELAFEWDTADIPPEVWETTLRFNTWYDKQATAEVLQAGIPVRFISANVTSHVYLRDTHLQEMRSVARGALGEYLIRSIEPWLKWSIAERKLVGAHMHDPLAMFALLNTSVCTYRCMNADIPSFLAGYELFPQEARSLCKSADYATMLKVKVAVNVDTAWAEKSLCDFLCRAVSLESNV, encoded by the coding sequence ATGTCCTTAAAAAATAGTAAATCTATTCCGATTGTTGTTGATACAGACAACGCATTTGGTATGCCTGTACGTGATTTGGATGACGGCATAGCGCTGATTGTAAGTCTTGTTTCTGAGCAAATAGACGTAAAGGCAATAGTTGCTTCTGCCTGTAATTGCAGGGCATACGAGGCAGCACGGAATACGTTGTATCTACTCAAACAATTCGGAATGACACATATTCCAGTAGGATTAGGGGCGGAAACCCCCCTTTCTGGTGATAGGGGGCTGCATCATCAATTCTTGGATGCAAAAGCTGCCGGAACAGGAGCAACTTATTGGGATACTGCTCCGGTGATACCCGATGTTGATGTTTCCGGTCTTCCATCTGGTGTAGATGTGTTGATTGATGTTGTTCAGAAAAATCCACATGAGGTTGTGGTTGTTGCGCTGGGAAGTTTTACAAATCTTGCTCTTGCACTTCGGAAAGCACCTGATATCGCACCGTTGATTAAGGAAGTAGTGCATATGGGAGGCACGTTTGAGCCTCGGGAGGGGGAACTTGCCTTTGAATGGGATACCGCCGATATCCCTCCAGAAGTGTGGGAAACAACCCTTAGGTTTAATACTTGGTACGATAAACAGGCAACAGCAGAGGTGTTGCAGGCTGGAATTCCGGTACGATTTATCTCTGCTAATGTAACAAGTCACGTGTACTTACGGGATACTCATTTGCAAGAAATGAGGTCTGTCGCAAGAGGGGCATTAGGAGAGTATCTTATTCGGAGTATTGAGCCATGGCTGAAGTGGAGTATTGCCGAACGAAAGCTTGTCGGTGCGCATATGCATGATCCGTTGGCAATGTTCGCCCTGTTGAACACGTCAGTATGTACATACCGATGTATGAATGCAGACATACCAAGCTTTCTAGCAGGATACGAACTTTTTCCACAAGAGGCTCGAAGTCTGTGTAAAAGTGCTGATTATGCAACCATGTTGAAGGTCAAGGTAGCTGTCAACGTAGACACCGCGTGGGCTGAGAAGAGTCTGTGTGATTTTTTATGTCGAGCCGTGTCATTAGAATCTAATGTTTAA
- a CDS encoding CBS and ACT domain-containing protein — MLIRDWMAKDVITVSPDTSMMKASKALKAKDISRVPVVDHEGRVVGIVSDRDIKEASPSKATTLDVHELYYLLSEIKVKDIMTVDPVVTSPTNTVENAAMLMIEKDFGGLPVVDDDGKLVGIITVSDIFNVLITITGVRHGGVQFGIRLPNEAGTLRPILNIMREHKARIVSILSSMEEEEGKGTRDVHIRIMPMERTKENQIIEELKSKFNVIFWARDNVHPQQ, encoded by the coding sequence ATGCTGATTCGCGACTGGATGGCAAAAGATGTAATTACTGTCTCGCCCGATACATCAATGATGAAGGCCTCCAAGGCTTTAAAAGCAAAAGACATTAGCCGTGTTCCAGTTGTGGATCACGAGGGACGTGTAGTTGGGATTGTCTCAGATCGAGATATTAAGGAAGCGTCCCCTTCCAAAGCTACAACGCTTGATGTTCACGAGCTCTACTACCTGCTCTCAGAAATCAAAGTTAAAGATATCATGACAGTTGACCCTGTTGTTACTAGCCCTACCAACACTGTTGAAAATGCTGCCATGCTAATGATTGAAAAAGACTTTGGTGGTCTTCCTGTAGTAGATGATGACGGCAAGCTGGTTGGTATTATTACCGTTAGCGACATTTTCAATGTTCTCATCACAATTACCGGTGTTCGCCACGGTGGCGTTCAATTCGGCATTCGCTTGCCTAACGAAGCAGGCACATTGCGCCCTATTCTCAACATAATGCGTGAGCATAAAGCCCGTATTGTTTCCATCCTCTCTTCCATGGAGGAAGAAGAAGGAAAAGGCACACGTGATGTGCATATCCGCATTATGCCAATGGAACGTACTAAAGAGAACCAGATCATCGAAGAGCTAAAAAGTAAATTCAATGTGATCTTCTGGGCACGCGACAACGTTCACCCACAACAATAG
- a CDS encoding TusE/DsrC/DsvC family sulfur relay protein, with amino-acid sequence MAEITYEGKSFEVDEDGFLLKFEEWCPEWVEYVKESEGITEITEDHQKILDFLQDYYKKNGIAPMVRILSKNTGFKLKQVYELFPSGPGKGACKMAGLPKPTGCV; translated from the coding sequence ATGGCTGAAATTACTTATGAAGGTAAATCTTTCGAAGTTGACGAAGACGGCTTCCTGCTTAAGTTCGAAGAATGGTGCCCTGAGTGGGTTGAGTATGTAAAAGAATCCGAAGGTATCACCGAGATTACTGAAGATCATCAGAAAATCCTCGACTTCCTTCAGGACTACTACAAAAAGAACGGTATCGCTCCTATGGTGCGTATCCTTTCCAAAAACACCGGCTTCAAACTGAAGCAGGTATACGAACTCTTCCCTTCCGGTCCTGGTAAGGGAGCATGTAAGATGGCTGGTCTTCCTAAGCCTACCGGCTGCGTATAG
- a CDS encoding ABC transporter substrate-binding protein translates to MKQVIRLLVIGAACLLLLLVTGCGSEEKQQGVKDSSWEEHVALAKGSTVRFYMYGGMNNVNDWIDNVVTPAVKEQYGVTIERVPMSAPVFMNKMLAEKSAGKAKGSIDLLWINGENFKNARKTDLLEGPVTQLLPNFKAYVNPDEASTDFGYPVEGYEAPYGRAQFVFEYDSVRTPKPPISFAALKEWVKENPGRFTYPSPPDFTGSAFIRQAFYAVTGGHTQYLGGFDQALYDANAPKLWAYLNEIAPYLWQEGRAYPKDPAFQATLFSRGEIDMMMAYHPTHAQNRILDGTYPESVRTFVMNEGSIYNTHFTAIPKNASNKSGALVVMNYLISPEAQLSKFSPKVWGDFPVLDMNKLPTDTAAQFAAVNLGVATLKPAELNAVAVPEIPSEWLEVLEKGWEKHVLKK, encoded by the coding sequence GTGAAACAGGTTATCCGTTTATTGGTTATAGGGGCAGCATGTTTATTGCTTCTGTTGGTAACTGGTTGTGGTTCTGAAGAAAAGCAGCAGGGTGTGAAAGACAGTAGCTGGGAAGAGCATGTGGCACTCGCAAAGGGTTCGACTGTGCGTTTTTATATGTACGGCGGCATGAATAATGTGAACGATTGGATTGATAATGTGGTTACGCCTGCTGTTAAGGAACAGTACGGGGTTACCATTGAGCGAGTGCCAATGAGTGCACCTGTCTTCATGAACAAAATGCTTGCTGAAAAGAGTGCCGGAAAAGCAAAAGGCAGCATTGATCTGCTTTGGATTAATGGGGAAAATTTTAAAAATGCACGAAAAACAGATTTGCTTGAAGGACCTGTGACGCAGCTTTTACCTAACTTTAAAGCGTATGTGAATCCTGATGAAGCCTCCACAGATTTTGGATATCCTGTTGAAGGGTATGAGGCTCCATATGGTCGCGCTCAATTTGTTTTTGAGTACGACAGCGTCCGTACACCGAAACCACCAATATCCTTTGCAGCTCTAAAAGAGTGGGTAAAAGAGAATCCGGGACGATTTACCTACCCGTCTCCACCGGATTTCACAGGCTCTGCATTTATTCGTCAGGCCTTCTATGCTGTAACAGGTGGGCATACGCAGTATTTAGGTGGATTTGATCAAGCGCTGTATGATGCGAATGCACCAAAGCTTTGGGCCTACTTGAATGAAATCGCTCCATATCTGTGGCAGGAGGGAAGAGCATACCCTAAGGATCCTGCATTTCAGGCTACGCTGTTTTCACGTGGTGAAATTGACATGATGATGGCATATCACCCGACCCATGCACAAAACCGTATTTTAGATGGAACCTACCCAGAAAGTGTGCGTACTTTTGTTATGAATGAAGGTTCTATTTACAATACGCACTTTACAGCAATTCCCAAAAATGCCTCCAATAAGTCCGGTGCACTGGTTGTAATGAACTATCTGATTTCTCCTGAGGCACAACTTTCCAAATTTTCACCAAAAGTGTGGGGGGATTTTCCTGTTTTGGATATGAATAAGCTACCTACAGATACGGCAGCACAGTTTGCTGCGGTTAACCTTGGCGTAGCAACATTGAAACCTGCTGAGTTGAACGCCGTAGCCGTTCCTGAAATTCCTTCTGAGTGGTTGGAGGTATTGGAAAAAGGCTGGGAAAAGCATGTCCTTAAAAAATAG
- a CDS encoding MarR family winged helix-turn-helix transcriptional regulator — protein MSSPLRAKIHNAPREGGKKLGLTISEVSREWRQLIDQRLMHLGVSNARWIVLYTLDKLGEPVSQKVLAEHIGIEGPTLVRMLDRLENDGLIRRKQSKKDRRIKLVELCEKNDDLLDSMMETAIGIKQELIQDIPEEDLATCHRVLLTIREQLLTKLDKKIDLD, from the coding sequence ATGTCATCTCCATTACGAGCCAAAATACATAACGCCCCGAGAGAAGGCGGTAAAAAACTTGGGCTAACAATCTCTGAAGTTTCAAGAGAGTGGCGGCAACTGATTGATCAACGATTAATGCACCTGGGCGTCAGCAATGCCCGATGGATTGTACTTTATACATTAGACAAGCTTGGAGAACCTGTTTCTCAAAAAGTCCTCGCCGAACATATAGGTATTGAGGGACCTACTCTTGTACGTATGTTAGACAGGCTGGAAAATGACGGATTGATTCGCCGCAAACAATCAAAAAAAGACCGGCGAATAAAACTTGTTGAGTTGTGCGAAAAAAACGATGACTTGCTGGACTCTATGATGGAAACTGCCATTGGCATCAAACAAGAGCTCATTCAAGATATACCAGAAGAAGACCTTGCAACCTGTCACAGAGTACTGCTCACTATCAGGGAACAGCTGTTAACTAAACTTGATAAAAAGATCGATCTTGATTGA